The following proteins are co-located in the Triticum aestivum cultivar Chinese Spring chromosome 1A, IWGSC CS RefSeq v2.1, whole genome shotgun sequence genome:
- the LOC123045902 gene encoding UDP-xylose transporter 1, translating into MSSDGGGSQMGVAGALGLSVTSSVAIVICNKYLMSTLNFYFATTLTSWHLLVTFCTLHIAQRLRFFEPKPIDAQTVISFGFLNGISIGLLNLCLGFNSVGFYQMTKLAIIPFTMLLETIFLSKKFSQSIKASLMVLLLGVGIASVTDLQLNLLGSIIAVLTIAATCVCQILTNQIQRRLKVSSTQLLYQSSLYQSAVLLITGPFVDKLLTKKDVFAFEYTFEVVVFILMSCGIAVSVNFSTFLVIGTTSPVTYQVLGHLKTCLILSFGYVLLKDPFTLRNLAGILIAIFGMGLYSFFSVSESRKKTEGATLPVNTQMSEKDSAPLLGTKTSPWQESNGVENFDDVPRTAKTAFSRQLNP; encoded by the exons ATGTCGTCCGACGGCGGGGGCTCCCAGATGGGCGTCGCCGGCGCGCTGGGCCTCTCGGTCACGTCGTCAGTAGCCATTGTCATTTGCAACAAGTACCTCATGAGCACCCTCAACTTCTACTTCG CGACGACACTGACAAGCTGGCACCTGCTGGTGACTTTCTGCACGCTCCACATAGCGCAGCGCCTGCGCTTCTTTGAGCCGAAGCCAATCGACGCGCAGACTGTCATCTCCTTTGGGTTTCTCAATGGGATCTCCATTGGCCTCCTCAACCTTTGCCTTGGCTTCAACTCAGTTGGTTTCTACCAG ATGACCAAGCTGGCTATTATACCATTCACCATGCTCTTGGAGACCATCTTTCTGAGCAAGAAGTTCAG CCAGAGCATCAAGGCCTCTCTCatggtcctcctcctgggagttggCATCGCATCTGTCACCGATCTCCAGCTCAATCTCCTCGGCTCGATCATCGCAGTGCTCACCATCGCTGCGACCTGTGTCTGCCAGATC CTGACCAACCAGATCCAGAGGAGGCTCAAGGTGTCTTCCACTCAGCTACTGTACCAGTCCTCCCTGTACCAATCCGCTGTGCTGCTCATCACCGGCCCCTTCGTCGACAAGCTCCTGACAAAGAAGGACGTCTTCGCGTTCGAGTACACATTCGAAGTCGTG GTGTTCATCCTAATGTCGTGCGGGATCGCTGTGTCCGTCAACTTCAGCACCTTCCTGGTGATCGGCACGACGTCGCCAGTGACGTACCAGGTGTTGGGCCACCTCAAGACGTGCCTCATCCTCTCCTTCGGCTACGTCCTCCTCAAAGACCCCTTCACGCTCCGCAACCTCGCCGGCATCCTCATCGCCATCTTCGGCATGGGCCTCTACTCCTTCTTCTCCGTCTCCGAGAGCAGGAAGAAGACCGAGGGCGCCACGTTGCCGGTCAACACCCAG ATGAGCGAGAAGGATTCGGCGCCGCTCCTTGGCACGAAAACCTCGCCGTGGCAGGAGAGCAACGGGGTGGAGAACTTTGACGACGTGCCACGGACCGCGAAGACCGCGTTTAGCCGGCAGCTGAACCCGTAG